In one Triplophysa rosa linkage group LG13, Trosa_1v2, whole genome shotgun sequence genomic region, the following are encoded:
- the LOC130563739 gene encoding gap junction alpha-3 protein-like, with translation MGDWSLLGKLLESAQEHSTVVGKVWLTVLFIFRILVLGTAAEKVWGDEQSGFICDTKQPGCQNVCYDKTFPISHIRFWVLQIIFVSTPTLIYLGHVLHLVRVGEKQKWEEKKLIQQFGKQPLTDQSKEKKFPMCDEQGHVHLQGDILCTYVFNIIFKTLFEVGFIGAQYYLYGFGLRPLYKCAQPPCPNTVNCYISRPTEKTIFIIFMLAVACVSLALNLLEIYHLGFTKCRQGLRYRKMVTSPASNSKAPGETAISLIPNNLHGHQVPHQPLAALKNSPFIPYNSKTAYKQNKDNYAVEKNVQPEQPNHHGRPNPTAKSSNNTRKDDLNI, from the coding sequence ATGGGAGACTGGAGTTTGCTTGGGAAACTCTTGGAGAGCGCTCAGGAACACTCAACTGTGGTGGGAAAAGTGTGGCTGACAGTTCTCTTTATCTTCCGCATACTCGTGCTGGGCACAGCTGCGGAGAAAGTCTGGGGCGATGAGCAGTCGGGCTTCATCTGCGACACCAAACAACCCGGCTGCCAAAACGTCTGCTATGACAAGACCTTCCCCATCTCTCACATCCGCTTCTGGGTATTACAGATCATCTTTGTGTCTACCCCGACTCTCATTTACCTGGGTCACGTCTTGCATCTGGTCCGTGTGGGGGAGAAGCAAAAGTGGGAAGAAAAGAAGCTCATCCAGCAGTTTGGCAAACAACCCCTTACTGACCAATCCAAAGAAAAGAAGTTTCCCATGTGCGATGAACAAGGCCACGTTCACTTACAGGGAGATATTCTGTGCACGTATGTCTTTAACATCATCTTCAAAACGTTATTCGAGGTTGGTTTCATTGGAGCGCAATATTATTTGTACGGTTTTGGGCTGAGACCTCTTTATAAGTGCGCACAACCACCTTGCCCCAACACGGTGAACTGCTATATCTCCAGACCAACTGAGAAGACCATCTTTATTATCTTCATGCTAGCGGTGGCTTGTGTGTCTCTCGCTCTTAATCTGCTGGAGATCTATCACTTGGGCTTCACAAAGTGCCGTCAGGGCTTGAGGTACAGAAAGATGGTGACGTCTCCTGCGTCAAACTCCAAAGCACCCGGTGAAACAGCTATTTCACTCATTCCCAACAACCTGCATGGGCATCAGGTGCCTCACCAGCCCCTAGCGGCTTTAAAAAACTCACCTTTCATTCCATACAACAGTAAAACAGCTTATAAACAGAACAAGGATAACTATGCAGTGGAGAAGAATGTTCAGCCGGAACAGCCAAATCACCACGGTCGGCCAAACCCAACGGCAAAAAGCAGCAACAACACCAGAAAAGATGATCTTAACATCTGA
- the gjb1b gene encoding connexin 31.7, with protein MNWASFYAVISGVNRHSTGIGRIWLSVIFIFRILVLVVAAESVWGDEKSGFTCNTQQPGCNSVCYDQFFPISHIRLWALQLILVSTPALLVAMHVAHRRHVEKKILKISGRGSAKDFEDLKRQKFKITGALWWTYMISIVFRVIFEVVFLYIFYLIYPDIKMVRLVKCDSYPCPNTVDCFVSRPTEKTIFTIFMLAVSGVCVLLNLAEVVYLIAGACVRCFPGEAGEVKGPWLTQKLATYKQNEINQLISEHSFKPRLNVGRKPAADRPERCSAF; from the coding sequence ATGAATTGGGCATCGTTTTATGCTGTGATCAGCGGTGTGAACAGACACTCGACCGGCATCGGACGCATCTGGCTGTCCGTCATCTTCATCTTCCGCATCCTGGTGCTGGTGGTGGCTGCTGAGAGCGTGTGGGGGGACGAGAAGTCGGGCTTCACCTGCAACACCCAGCAGCCCGGCTGCAACAGCGTCTGCTACGATCAGTTCTTCCCCATATCGCACATTCGCCTCTGGGCCCTGCAGCTCATACTGGTGTCCACGCCGGCCCTGCTGGTCGCCATGCACGTTGCGCATCGCCGTCACGTGGAGAAAAagattctcaaaatatctggGCGTGGTAGCGCAAAGGACTTCGAAGACCTCAAGAGACAAAAGTTTAAGATCACGGGTGCGCTCTGGTGGACCTACATGATAAGCATCGTCTTCCGTGTCATTTTCGAGGTGGTTTTCttgtacattttttacttgATCTATCCAGACATCAAGATGGTGCGTCTGGTGAAGTGCGATTCCTACCCCTGTCCGAATACCGTGGACTGTTTTGTGTCCCGTCCCACAGAGAAAACCATCTTCACTATCTTCATGCTGGCGGTGTCTGGAGTTTGCGTTCTGCTGAACCTTGCTGAAGTTGTGTATTTAATAGCCGGGGCGTGTGTCAGATGCTTTCCTGGAGAGGCTGGTGAAGTTAAAGGACCTTGGCTGACTCAGAAACTGGCCACCTACAAGCAGAATGAAATCAATCAGCTGATATCAGAGCACTCATTCAAACCCAGACTCAACGTGGGCCGGAAACCTGCCGCCGACAGGCCGGAGCGCTGCTCTGCTTTCTAG